One window of the Hippoglossus hippoglossus isolate fHipHip1 chromosome 9, fHipHip1.pri, whole genome shotgun sequence genome contains the following:
- the hpdb gene encoding 4-hydroxyphenylpyruvate dioxygenase, with the protein MTTYTDKGEKHEKGKFLCFDHLTFWVGNAKQAASFYCNKLGFEPLAYQGLETGSREVVSHAVKQGKIIYVFSSALNPDNKEMGDHLVKHGDGVKDVAFTVEDCDLLVQKARERGALIVKEAHTLEDKYGKVRLAVLQTYGDTTHTLVERTGYTGLFLPGFLPPLFKDPSLAKLPSGKLNFIDHVVGNQPDDEMVPVVEWYQRNLLFHRFWSVDDKQLQTEFSALRSIVVANYEETVKMPINEPAIGKRKSQIQEYVEYYGGPGVQHIAMNTSDIITAIRNLKERGMEFMSVPDTYYEQLRGNLKHSKLKITEDLDVLQDLKILVDYDDNGYLLQIFTKPVQDRPTVFLEVIQRHNHQGFGAGNFKSLFEAIEADQHARGNLTILTPNGVTKNM; encoded by the exons ATG acaacatacacagacaaagGAGAAAAG CATGAGAAGGGCAAGTTCCTCTGCTTCGATCACCTAACATTCTGGGTTGGAAATGCAAAACAG GCTGCATCGTTTTACTGCAACAAGCTGGGATTTGAGCCTTTGGCTTACCAGGGCTTGGAGACAGGCAGCCGCGAGGTGGTGTCCCATGCAGTGAAACAAGgcaag ATCATTTATGTGTTCTCATCTGCCCTGAATCCTGACAACAAAG agatgggAGATCATCTGGTCAAGCATGGGGATGGAGTGAAGGATGTGGCATTTACAGTGGAGGACTGTGACCTCCTTGTGCAG AAAGCCCGTGAGCGAGGTGCACTTATTGTAAAGGAGGCTCACACATTGGAGGACAAATATGGGAAAGTCCGACTGGCTGTGCTTCAGACG TATggtgacaccacacacacgcttgTGGAGAGGACAGGATACACTGGGCTGTTTCTGCCAGGATTCCTCCCCCCTCTGTTCAAGGACCCTTCATTAGCCAAACT TCCCAGTGGAAAACTCAACTTCATCGATCACGTTGTGGGAAACCAGCCAGACGACGAGATGGTTCCAGTGGTGGAATG GTACCAGAGGAACCTTCTCTTTCACCGCTTCTGGTCAGTGGATGACAAACAGCTTCAGACAGAGTTCAGTGCCCTGCGATCCATCGTAGTGGCAAACTATGAGGAGACTGTGAAGATGCCCATCAACGAGCCAGCTATCGGGAAGAGAAAATCTCAGATTCAG GAGTATGTGGAGTACTATGGAGGTCCAGGAGTGCAGCATATAGCCATGAACACATCAGATATCATCACTGCA ATTCGTAACCTAAAGGAGCGTGGGATGGAGTTTATGTCGGTGCCGGACACCTACTACGAGCAGCTGAGGGGGAATCTGAAACACTCAAAGCTAAAAATCACAGAGGACCTGGACGTCCTGCAG GATCTGAAGATCTTGGTGGACTACGACGACAACGGTTATTTACTTCAAATCTTCACCAAGCCAGTTCAGGATCGCCCCACTGTGTTCTTGGAAGTCATTCAGAGACACAACCATCAG GGCTTCGGAGCAGGAAACTTCAAATCTCTTTTTGAAGCTATTGAAGCCGACCAGCACGCCAGAGGAAACCTGACGATCCTGACACCGAATGGAGTTACAAAGAACATGTGA
- the LOC117767990 gene encoding uncharacterized protein LOC117767990 has protein sequence MQVKLQSIIQQVREQIKSQGGTRAPKSSILELVQRVKDREVEGAQMDSEPEGGDVNSEDNRHSEMNRKEQELCAMFEQKLEASKKAWRDEYEQQISQVCREMQAYTDKALKDMECKLQSWQSHAVPQTHPREQQESKGPDRKQKPPAAAPSLAARRGRVLTRTMTTIIPKTCTPVIMGPRAKSETLTYSRGARSRILPRDLTLSSPGNKPHQSHRPLPPTQPQPHHQCRKSVWGKTKAGKQNKEILLIHATDLQPRPSH, from the coding sequence ATGCAGGTTAAGCTGCAGTCCATTATCCAACAGGTACGTGAGCAGATCAAATCACAAGGGGGCACGAGGGCTCCAAAGAGCAGCATCCTGGAGCTGGTGCAAAGAGTCAAAGACAGAGAAGTGGAGGGAGCACAGATGGACAGTGAACCTGAGGGCGGAGATGTCAACAGTGAAGACAATAGACACTCAGAGATGAATCGAAAGGAGCAGGAGCTGTGTGCAATGTTTGAGCAGAAGCTGGAGGCCAGTAAAAAAGCCTGGAGGGATGAGTATGAGCAGCAGATTTCTCAGGTGTGTCGAGAAATGCAGGCCTACACTGATAAGGCTCTGAAAGACATGGAGTGCAAGCTGCAGAGCTGGCAGTCCCACGCTGTGCCGCAGACACATCCCAGAGAACAGCAGGAGAGCAAAGGTCCAGACAGGAAGCAGAAGCCTCCAGCCGCAGCTCCTTCACTGGCCGCCAGGAGAGGGAGGGTCCTGACTCGGACCATGACAACCATCATCCCCAAAACGTGCACTCCCGTCATCATGGGCCCACGTGCCAAATCAGAAACGCTGACCTACTCGAGGGGCGCGAGGTCCCGAATTCTACCCAGAGATCTGACCCTCTCCTCACCAGGAAATAAGCCTCATCAGAGCCACAGGCCGCTGCCCCCGACTCAACCCCAACCACACCATCAGTGCAGAAAATCTGTCTGGGGCAAAACCAAAGCAGGAAAGCAAAACAAGGAGATCTTACTCATTCATGCAACTGACCTGCAACCACGACCGTCACATTGA